In Bacteroidota bacterium, one DNA window encodes the following:
- the cas3 gene encoding CRISPR-associated helicase Cas3', whose protein sequence is MVSFRSFKSISKNNIKIESIFKEKKEFKAHTHTQKQKETLQEHIYEVKDCFLRLVELNKIEKIIDNLIKSICFGSSAAGNHLKRMFLDSIVFHDFGKINPNFQTERMQNTIFFPQDKSIKIGSEHSFLSAYIFLNYHFNEIHNSSLTNENKSILWAYAFLFAIPIIKHHSGSINKDYDFEKDKIKSIHRFLEIFGNEITFEFSSSFFENEHKLWEYFDDKINNNNFDFFPLFALLKLNYSLLTASDYLATSHYMNDIELKSEEDFGLITNEFKKKLFVNFDKNDKAPWNGELIKNKEKYLHKSLDDLGEKSNENLNFIRQKLGAEVLTGIEKNKNEKVFYIEAPTGGGKTNMSMIAVRKMIELHTEINKVFYVFPFTTLITQTAKAIKETFGLENDQIAQVHSKSGFQEKEYRNEIDAKYGKEKRNQIDNLFVNYPFSLMTHIKFFDVLKSNKKDTNYLLHRLANSIVIIDELQAYNPEHWDKIKYFIAKYAELFNIQFIIMSATLPKIDEIELSGYKPKPFVSLISDAKNYLQNPNFAGRVKIKTNLLNKKIELSELANIVLEKSKKYAETRNDGYLGSVHTIIEFIFKKSASAFFRELQKCEDENGKFYDEIFVLSGTILEARRKYIIDFLKAPRNKNTKVLLITTQVVEAGVDIDMDLGFKNQSLIDSDEQLAGRINRNINKQNCELFLFKHDSPKRIYGDDLRYQETEKFDAKRIKDILSNKSFDELYKKVFAGIFKTNISAYKKGLDEYLDNFSRFDFKGIHHDFRLIDSQNVNIFVPIDIPVNGYSTKSFSDKEFEWITKNNCLENTNFVSGEKMWERYVSIIENKELEFTQKNYELKILNGIMSNFVFSVFIYKLSDLSEFIENPRTDESKFQLYYKLRKEGLSNIYTIEGGLNEEYLEIKSGQRFDFI, encoded by the coding sequence ATGGTATCATTCAGGTCTTTTAAAAGTATCTCGAAAAATAACATTAAGATTGAATCCATTTTCAAAGAAAAAAAAGAGTTCAAAGCTCATACACATACCCAAAAACAAAAAGAAACATTGCAAGAACATATTTATGAGGTGAAAGATTGTTTTTTGCGCCTTGTAGAGCTTAATAAAATTGAAAAGATTATAGATAACCTCATCAAAAGCATATGTTTTGGAAGCAGTGCCGCAGGAAATCATTTGAAACGAATGTTTCTTGATTCAATTGTATTCCACGATTTCGGAAAAATAAACCCTAATTTTCAGACAGAAAGGATGCAAAATACAATATTCTTTCCACAGGACAAAAGCATTAAAATAGGGTCTGAACATTCGTTTTTAAGTGCATACATATTTCTCAATTATCATTTTAACGAAATTCATAATAGCTCACTGACCAATGAAAATAAGTCTATACTTTGGGCATATGCTTTTTTGTTTGCCATTCCTATTATTAAACATCATTCAGGCAGTATTAATAAAGATTACGATTTTGAAAAAGACAAAATAAAATCCATACACCGGTTTTTAGAAATTTTTGGTAACGAAATTACGTTTGAGTTTTCAAGTAGTTTTTTTGAAAATGAACATAAGTTATGGGAATATTTCGATGATAAGATTAATAATAACAATTTCGATTTCTTCCCGCTTTTCGCCCTACTAAAACTAAACTACTCATTGCTTACTGCTTCCGATTATTTGGCAACTTCGCATTATATGAATGACATTGAGCTAAAATCGGAAGAAGATTTTGGACTGATTACCAATGAGTTTAAGAAAAAACTTTTTGTGAATTTTGACAAAAATGATAAAGCTCCTTGGAACGGAGAATTAATCAAAAACAAAGAGAAATATCTGCACAAAAGCCTTGACGATTTAGGAGAAAAAAGCAACGAAAACCTGAATTTTATTCGCCAAAAACTTGGAGCGGAAGTGCTGACCGGAATTGAAAAAAACAAAAACGAAAAAGTTTTTTACATAGAAGCTCCAACTGGGGGCGGGAAAACCAATATGTCGATGATAGCTGTGCGAAAAATGATAGAGCTGCACACGGAAATCAACAAAGTATTTTATGTTTTTCCGTTTACAACTCTCATTACACAAACTGCAAAAGCTATAAAAGAAACCTTCGGGCTTGAAAATGACCAGATTGCGCAAGTACATTCAAAATCGGGCTTTCAGGAAAAAGAATACAGAAACGAAATTGATGCAAAATACGGAAAAGAAAAGCGCAACCAAATCGACAATTTATTTGTGAATTATCCTTTTTCTTTGATGACACACATCAAGTTTTTCGATGTTCTGAAATCGAACAAAAAAGACACAAATTATTTGTTGCATCGTTTGGCAAATTCAATTGTAATTATTGACGAATTGCAGGCTTATAACCCCGAACATTGGGACAAAATAAAATACTTCATAGCTAAATATGCCGAATTATTTAATATTCAATTTATTATAATGTCGGCAACACTACCAAAAATTGATGAGATTGAACTTTCGGGATATAAACCAAAACCTTTTGTTTCGCTCATTTCTGACGCAAAAAATTATCTTCAAAACCCAAATTTTGCAGGCAGGGTAAAAATAAAAACCAATTTACTAAACAAAAAAATAGAATTAAGCGAGCTGGCTAATATTGTTTTAGAAAAATCGAAAAAGTATGCAGAAACACGAAATGATGGTTATTTGGGAAGCGTTCACACCATAATCGAATTTATATTCAAAAAGTCGGCAAGCGCTTTTTTTAGAGAATTACAAAAATGCGAAGACGAAAACGGGAAATTCTACGATGAAATTTTCGTACTATCAGGAACTATTCTCGAAGCCCGCAGGAAATATATAATTGATTTTTTGAAAGCCCCGAGAAATAAAAACACGAAAGTTCTTTTAATCACAACCCAAGTTGTTGAAGCAGGGGTTGATATAGATATGGACCTGGGTTTCAAAAATCAATCGTTGATAGACAGCGACGAACAACTTGCTGGCCGAATAAACAGAAATATAAACAAACAAAATTGCGAACTTTTTTTGTTTAAACACGATTCTCCAAAACGAATATATGGCGATGATTTAAGATATCAGGAAACTGAAAAATTTGATGCCAAAAGAATTAAAGACATTTTATCAAATAAATCGTTCGATGAATTATACAAAAAAGTATTTGCCGGTATTTTTAAAACAAATATATCTGCATACAAAAAAGGATTGGATGAATATTTAGATAATTTCAGTCGTTTTGATTTTAAAGGCATTCATCACGATTTCAGGCTGATAGATAGCCAAAATGTAAACATTTTTGTTCCGATAGATATTCCAGTTAATGGCTATAGTACAAAAAGTTTCTCTGATAAAGAGTTTGAATGGATTACAAAAAATAACTGTCTCGAAAACACTAATTTTGTTTCAGGCGAAAAGATGTGGGAAAGATATGTTTCAATAATAGAAAATAAAGAATTGGAGTTTACGCAGAAAAACTACGAACTAAAAATCTTAAATGGAATAATGTCGAATTTCGTGTTTTCGGTGTTCATATATAAACTGTCAGATTTATCTGAATTTATTGAAAATCCTCGAACAGATGAAAGCAAATTCCAATTGTACTACAAATTACGAAAAGAAGGATTATCAAATATCTATACCATAGAAGGCGGTTTAAATGAGGAGTATTTAGAAATTAAATCAGGTCAACGATTTGATTTTATATAA
- a CDS encoding type I-B CRISPR-associated protein Cas5 has translation MQKLVSIDIFADFGMLKKPDTNEPIYLTFNMLHKPSLLGILGAIAGESGFKEKGVLPDYYLSFQDLKIGIQPLNHEKGNFQKTTVTYNNTTGMASKEQGGNLMITEQTLVAPAYRCYFFFDTENETHRKADENLSKYYAEYLPYLGKNEFSVWWKKYTVHDFEEFKPNESFKIKSIYIKNQPVEGSKYIQAFSPFSIESGNTFSYFERLPIGYTDIGNKNYQYKYESFAFTNWTLKANYEVNFMILKLKNNGIIQVF, from the coding sequence ATGCAAAAACTCGTTTCAATAGATATATTTGCCGATTTCGGCATGTTAAAAAAGCCCGACACAAATGAACCTATTTACTTAACATTTAACATGTTGCATAAACCTTCGTTATTAGGTATTTTGGGAGCAATTGCAGGCGAAAGCGGTTTTAAGGAAAAAGGCGTTTTACCTGATTATTATTTAAGTTTTCAGGATTTAAAAATTGGGATTCAACCCTTAAATCACGAAAAAGGTAATTTCCAAAAAACAACAGTTACTTATAACAATACAACCGGAATGGCAAGCAAAGAACAAGGCGGTAATCTAATGATAACCGAACAAACACTTGTAGCCCCAGCATATCGCTGCTATTTCTTTTTCGATACCGAAAACGAAACCCATCGAAAAGCCGATGAAAACCTTTCAAAATACTACGCAGAATATTTGCCATATTTGGGGAAAAACGAATTTTCGGTTTGGTGGAAAAAATATACAGTACATGATTTTGAGGAATTTAAACCGAATGAAAGTTTTAAAATAAAATCAATTTACATAAAAAACCAACCGGTAGAAGGTTCTAAATACATACAAGCGTTTAGCCCGTTTAGCATTGAATCCGGCAATACTTTTTCTTATTTCGAAAGATTGCCGATAGGATATACAGATATTGGCAATAAGAATTATCAATATAAATATGAAAGTTTTGCCTTTACCAATTGGACATTAAAGGCTAATTATGAAGTAAATTTTATGATCTTAAAATTAAAAAACAATGGTATCATTCAGGTCTTTTAA
- a CDS encoding nucleotidyl transferase AbiEii/AbiGii toxin family protein: MILQKEIIKIAESKSLKTETIDKDWVLGHFLNAMFSIKDIKDCFVFKGGTALKKCYFPDYRFSEDLDFTLLGKKIVADEKLIKKIIEKAARNSGIKFHFQNRKIQKSDGKEQAYEIKIKYWGANHKPNQKPLPPSRWQTQIKLDISFTEKLLLPAEQKPILHEYSDNSLISEIIPTYSLIEVLGEKLRSLIQRNRPRDIYDLNYLSNLLPEDSSTSIKNILFEKAKSKGIKINDTHDFVNLIKGRTNKRAWQSSLGNHLPAGELPDFDKVYNKLRQFIEKILNS, translated from the coding sequence ATGATATTACAAAAAGAGATAATTAAAATTGCCGAAAGTAAAAGCTTAAAGACCGAAACAATAGATAAAGATTGGGTTTTAGGACATTTTTTAAACGCTATGTTTTCCATCAAGGACATCAAAGATTGTTTTGTTTTCAAAGGAGGAACTGCATTGAAGAAATGCTATTTTCCTGATTATCGATTTTCGGAAGATTTGGATTTCACCTTATTAGGCAAAAAAATTGTGGCTGATGAGAAATTAATTAAAAAAATCATTGAAAAAGCTGCAAGAAACAGCGGAATTAAATTTCATTTTCAAAATAGGAAAATTCAAAAATCGGATGGCAAAGAGCAAGCATATGAAATTAAAATAAAATATTGGGGAGCAAACCACAAACCAAATCAAAAGCCTTTGCCACCTTCACGATGGCAAACACAAATTAAGCTTGACATTAGTTTTACGGAAAAGCTACTTTTACCGGCAGAACAAAAACCTATACTTCATGAATATTCCGACAATTCATTAATTTCAGAAATTATACCAACATATTCGCTCATTGAAGTATTGGGAGAAAAACTACGTTCATTAATTCAACGTAATCGCCCACGAGATATTTACGACCTAAACTATCTGAGTAACTTATTACCTGAAGATTCTTCCACTTCAATAAAAAACATTTTGTTTGAAAAAGCAAAGAGCAAAGGCATCAAGATTAATGATACCCATGATTTTGTAAACCTTATAAAAGGACGAACTAACAAGCGTGCATGGCAAAGCAGTTTAGGAAACCATTTGCCTGCCGGTGAATTGCCCGACTTCGACAAAGTTTATAATAAGCTTAGACAATTTATAGAAAAAATTCTAAACTCATAG